The genomic interval AATGGAAGCGGTCGAGTGCGGTGCGGCAGCCCTGGGGATAATTCTGGGATATCACAATCGCATTGTCCCCCTGGCTGAACTGCGGCAAGCCTGCGGTGTCTCACGGGATGGTAGCAAAGCCTCCAATATCCTCACGGCTGCAAAGGGATATGGACTCCAGGCAAAGGGCTTTAAGGTCGATTTAGATGGACTGCGAAAACTGGAATGTCCCTATATTGTTTTTTGGAATTTCAACCACTTTTTAGTGGTAGAAGGGTTTGCTAAAGATAAGGTTTATTTGAATGATCCAGCGAGCGGACCAACCGCCGTTCCCCTAGAAGAATTCGATCGCTCATTTACTGGAGTCACCCTGGTGTTTGAACCAGGCCCAACCTTCAAGCCAGGGGGACGCAAACCCAGCCTTGCACTCGCGTTATGGGATCGGTTACAGAGTTCTCTGGGAGCGCTTGCCTACTGTGTGGTTGCCGGATTGCTGCTGGTTATTCCCGGATTGGCAATTCCCACCTTCTCTCAAATGTTTGTAGATAACGTGTTGATTGAAGGCAGAGATGACTGGTTGCGCCCACTCATTATTGGCATTTTGTTGGTTGCCGGATTGAATGGCTTTCTGACATTGCTCCAGCTCCAGTTTCTGCGCCAAATGAAGATCAAACTGGCAGTCAGCATGTCCAGCCGATTCCTGTGGCACATTTTGCGGTTACCCGTTAGCTTCTATGACCAGCGATTTGCTGGAGAAATCAGCAGTCGGGTGCGCCTGAATGACAGCCTGGCGACCCTGCTTTCGGGACGCTTAGCCACCACCGTCATCTCGGCAATCACCGTCATCCTCTACGCTGCGGTCATGCTGCAATATGATGTCGTCTTAACGTTGATTGGTGTTGCCTTTGTCGCAGTCAACATTACGGTTTGGCGATGGGTATCACGCCAGCGGGTCGATGCCAACATGCGGTTGATGCAAGAACAGGGTAAAGTCAGCGGTGTCTCCATCTCCGGACTGCAAAGTATGGAAACCCTGAAAGCGTCGGGTCTGGAGTCAGAATTTTTTGCTCGCTGGTCTGGCTATTACGCCAAAGCAGTGAATGCCCGCCAGGAAATGGATACCACGAACCAGACACTGGGAGTGTTGCCCTCTTTCCTGACTGCAATTACAACCATGCTGCTGTTAGCGGTGGGCGGCTTGCGGGTGATGGATGGGGCGCTCAGCATCGGCATGCTGGTTGCCTTCCAGGGAATGATGGGCAAGTTTCTTGAGCCGGTGAATAATCTGGTCAGCCTGGCAGGCGAACTGCAAGAAATGGAAGGGAACCTGGGGCGGTTGGATGATGTTTTGCGCAACAAGATTGACCCGGAAGTCGAGGAGGGAAAGATTGGATGGGAAGATGGGGAGATGGAGAGACGCGGAGATGCAGAGACGCAGAGACGCGGAGAACGGGGAGACAAGGGAACTTCCCCTCTGGATTTGCTGTCTGCGCTTTCTTCCCCCGCTGCCGCTGCCGCCCCCTCCCGCCCCCTCCCCCCTCCTTCTTTCCGGCTTCAGGGCTACATTGAACTGCGGAATCTGACCTTTGGCTATAACCGATCGGCTCCCCCTCTGATTGAAAGCTTCAATCTGACGCTGAAACCAGGACAACGGGTTGCCCTCGTTGGAGGTAGTGGGTCGGGCAAATCAACCGTTGCCAAACTGGTGTGTGGATTGTACGAACCGTGGGATGGAGAAATTCTATTTGATGGGCGTCCGCGTCGGCAGATTCCCCGTCCGGTTTTAACCCATTCGATCGCCCTGGTTGAGCAAGACATTTCCCTGTTTGCCGGAACTGTAAAAGATAATCTCACCCTGTGGGATTCGACCGTTCCCTTCAGTAATCTGGTGCGGGCTTGCAAGGATGCAGCAATTCAAGAGGTCATCCTTTCCATGC from Kovacikia minuta CCNUW1 carries:
- a CDS encoding NHLP family bacteriocin export ABC transporter peptidase/permease/ATPase subunit, translating into MQWQTVLKKVRRMTSQPHRRRRTPTLLQMEAVECGAAALGIILGYHNRIVPLAELRQACGVSRDGSKASNILTAAKGYGLQAKGFKVDLDGLRKLECPYIVFWNFNHFLVVEGFAKDKVYLNDPASGPTAVPLEEFDRSFTGVTLVFEPGPTFKPGGRKPSLALALWDRLQSSLGALAYCVVAGLLLVIPGLAIPTFSQMFVDNVLIEGRDDWLRPLIIGILLVAGLNGFLTLLQLQFLRQMKIKLAVSMSSRFLWHILRLPVSFYDQRFAGEISSRVRLNDSLATLLSGRLATTVISAITVILYAAVMLQYDVVLTLIGVAFVAVNITVWRWVSRQRVDANMRLMQEQGKVSGVSISGLQSMETLKASGLESEFFARWSGYYAKAVNARQEMDTTNQTLGVLPSFLTAITTMLLLAVGGLRVMDGALSIGMLVAFQGMMGKFLEPVNNLVSLAGELQEMEGNLGRLDDVLRNKIDPEVEEGKIGWEDGEMERRGDAETQRRGERGDKGTSPLDLLSALSSPAAAAAPSRPLPPPSFRLQGYIELRNLTFGYNRSAPPLIESFNLTLKPGQRVALVGGSGSGKSTVAKLVCGLYEPWDGEILFDGRPRRQIPRPVLTHSIALVEQDISLFAGTVKDNLTLWDSTVPFSNLVRACKDAAIQEVILSMPGGYNADLAEGATNLSGGQRQRLEIARAFVNNPSILVMDEATSALDAETEKIIDQKLRERGCTCVIVAHRLSTIRDCDEIIVFDRGKVVQRGTHESLQRVEGKYAQLIRSEGEAKQEETPC